One region of Primulina tabacum isolate GXHZ01 chromosome 1, ASM2559414v2, whole genome shotgun sequence genomic DNA includes:
- the LOC142504495 gene encoding uncharacterized protein LOC142504495: MAGLRINALKSNIYMASIEESVRNDIAQITGFGVGELPFRYLGVPLAARQLKTSEYSVLVDSIAMKVSAWPRHSLSNAVDSICRKFIWPTKHPPIAWQELCKPLMDGGLGLKNLKMWNRALLAKTLRKIHSKQDSLWIRWVNHVYSCFGGVWNWHWHKEQSGLIKRIIEIRDELICKYGSKETAAAQLDSWFHNKGGVSRAYEFFAQKNGNWPWKPLLSKHYILPKHRFVLWLLAHRKLLTRDRLEHLQDSKCVLCLQEDESNLHLFFQCRITILIWDEIRRWLGMRKLMGSPSTILRAFRRTYRGSSTLARMRFTAMAATIYHVWNL, from the exons ATGGCTGGTTTGAGAATCAATGCTCTGAAATCAAACATTTATATGGCTAGCATAGAAGAATCGGTGCGTAATGATATAGCACAGATCACGGGTTTTGGGGTTGGGGAGCTTCCATTTCGATATCTCGGGGTCCCATTAGCCGCAAGACAATTGAAAACTTCTGAGTACAGTGTCTTGGTTGACTCCATTGCAATGAAGGTTAGTGCTTGGCCCCGTCATTCTCTATCAAATGCAG TGGACTCAATTTGTCGCAAATTCATTTGGCCGACTAAACACCCTCCAATTGCTTGGCAAGAGTTGTGCAAACCGTTGATGGATGGAGGGCTTGGGTTGAAAAACTTGAAAATGTGGAACCGTGCTTTGCTTGCAAAAACGTTAAGGAAAATACATTCTAAACAAGACAGCCTTTGGATAAGATGGGTCAATCATGTGTACAGCTGCTTCGGGGGAGTATGGAATTGGCATTGGCACAAAGAGCAATCTGGTTTGATTAAACGGATTATTGAGATTCGGGATGAGTTGATATGCAAGTATGGCTCCAAAGAGACGGCTGCTGCACAGCTGGATTCTTGGTTTCACAATAAGGGAGGAGTATCACGTGCTTATGAATTCTTCGCACAGAAAAATGGAAATTGGCCATGGAAACCACTTTTATCAAAACACTACATTCTCCCCAAGCACCGATTTGTGCTGTGGCTGTTGGCTCACAGAAAACTACTCACTAGAGACAGATTGGAGCATCTTCAAGATAGTAAATGTGTTCTTTGTTTGCAGGAAGACGAATCTAATCTTCATCTATTTTTTCAATGCCGTATTACAATTCTTATTTGGGATGAAATTAGAAGATGGCTTGGAATGAGGAAGCTTATGGGATCGCCATCAACTATCCTTCGTGCATTTAGGAGAACTTATAGAGGGAGCTCCACGCTAGCAAGGATGAGATTCACGGCTATGGCGGCTACGATTTACCATGTATGGAACCTGTGA
- the LOC142540306 gene encoding protein IQ-DOMAIN 21-like: MGKKGSGWLWTVKKIFKQSPSRDLPDKKVGNEEKWQNEAPEVLSLEHFPAESSPDKTNGGSDQSSQVAEDQDRAIAVAAATAAAAEAAVAAAQAAAKVVRLAGYGRKSKEERAAIHIQSYYRGCLARRALRALKGLVRLQALVRGYNVRKQAQMTMRCMQALVRVQARVRANRLQLVQEKLQSKLEKEGRLKSGGDHLMKKRNQIEKFENGQWDKMNQSMSKVRESSSRKLPDLEMRRERALAYALAYQQNEHLLLQSHMNGDRTELYEHRTNKPPWGGNMLEQWMAAQPYYPRHKLERGTIIDDMSEKTVEMDYVTQLGLETMNMGQFRGDSIKSSPYRGRQPRRLSSDDVPSYMAPTQSVKARIRNQGLVKQRSPPTAQWNSSTRTGNGFGLGYETSSSGGGTTYQASRSPNPKDNNTHGPGKWTRSPESSSEERALVSAMHGWRRSFA; encoded by the exons ATGGGGAAGAAAGGAAGTGGGTGGCTTTGGACGgtgaagaaaatttttaagcAATCTCCCAGTAGAGATTTGCCCGACAAGAAG GTCGGTAATGAAGAAAAATGGCAGAATGAAGCACCAGAGGTTTTGTCCCTCGAGCATTTCCCTGCAGAAAGTTCTCCAGACAAGACAAATGGGGGGAGCGATCAGTCGTCTCAGGTGGCTGAGGATCAAGATCGTGCTATAGCCGTGGCTGCAGCAACTGCAGCAGCGGCTGAGGCAGCTGTTGCAGCAGCTCAGGCAGCTGCTAAAGTTGTTAGATTAGCTGGTTATGGCCGCAAGTCTAAGGAAGAAAGGGCTGCAATTCACATACAATCTTATTACAGAGGATGTCTG GCAAGACGGGCATTGCGTGCTTTAAAGGGCTTGGTGAGGCTTCAAGCTCTAGTGAGGGGTTACAATGTGCGTAAGCAAGCGCAGATGACGATGCGATGTATGCAAGCTCTTGTACGGGTCCAGGCACGAGTCCGAGCTAATAGACTTCAATTAGTCCAGGAAAAGCTTCAATCCAAGCTCGAAAAAGAAGGTAGGCTTAAATCCGGTGGAGATCATCTCATGAAGAAAAGGAATCAAATAGAGAAGTTTGAAAATGGACAATGGGATAAGATGAATCAGAGTATGAGTAAAGTAAGGGAAAGTTCTTCAAGAAAATTGCCTGATCTTGAAATGAGAAGAGAAAGGGCTCTAGCTTATGCTCTCGCTTACCAG CAAAACGAACACTTGCTGCTACAATCCCACATGAACGGGGACAGAACCGAACTTTATGAACACCGAACGAACAAGCCACCGTGGGGTGGGAACATGCTCGAGCAGTGGATGGCAGCTCAGCCCTACTATCCCCGGCATAAGTTGGAGCGTGGCACCATCATAGATGACATGTCTGAGAAAACAGTTGAAATGGATTATGTTACACAATTGGGCCTGGAAACTATGAACATGGGCCAATTTAGGGGAGATTCAATTAAATCGAGCCCGTATAGAGGCCGACAACCACGACGATTGAGCTCCGATGATGTGCCTAGCTACATGGCCCCAACTCAGTCCGTCAAAGCAAGAATCCGTAACCAAGGCCTGGTTAAGCAAAGAAGCCCGCCAACGGCTCAATGGAACTCATCCACGAGAACCGGAAACGGTTTTGGGCTGGGTTATGAGACATCAAGTTCGGGCGGAGGAACGACTTATCAGGCCTCGAGAAGCCCAAATCCAAAAGATAATAATACTCATGGGCCCGGTAAGTGGACCCGTAGCCCGGAATCAAGTAGTGAGGAGAGGGCATTGGTTAGTGCAATGCATGGTTGGAGACGTAGTTTTGCctaa
- the LOC142540311 gene encoding uncharacterized protein LOC142540311: protein MWDDLSEKQMVPAFFSAHLLGLLVWRVQREEFNNSVKTQLLHKLENAQKEIQELKKRRSEDAKANEKVVSIISYREQKWLDDRKKLRHQIGALLNDLRVLENDKDKAISELNKKLEENEVILLSKDKSFDEQQQKREEVEERLQKAEILVEELRENFKREAQRHSGEITKHKTAFIELVSNQRQLEAEMGRALKQVEAAREELDSVLEQKEHSILMTQRLSMEYVKMRKDSEQKDQILSAMLRKSKFDTAEKQMLLKEVTESKAKRKQAELETARLRAVSVSKNERNSLRNMLSKQLSSKSHAFSGRAMMSLDAGNFRSMKKDYHLEYEKPEIRKGHEVLSLVSDPYSTDGLVETQSTSDVEHLENWVNYEAEKYKIAIEQRHYLELEAFAEQLRLRDEKLEAFRWRMLSMELESKRLQSHIEGLDHDLTQLKQEEMKLKAALLDREAELHKLKEQLQLHFNPSNLHKLNVNPSIHEAVVAHDPVWSNVKVIKRKPGQRKPEMKAIAEEISMEMENDKANHIPCKKPLNDIVLTLQSGTDIFQQESIGSEDVACSETSTSVSQELSNKSNLKMDIHALGVSYKIKRLKQQLLMLERLTGKQESNENGGNKNGVCGLKGLYPLISLLNKQVDRYQSLQTKNDDLCKRMHENNLNLNIGVSNVAKTEDETKILEQFLEETFQLQRYIVATGQKLMEVQAKIASGFVCNTEDIEKPATFDMKRFADSIRTLFREVQRGLEVRISRMIGDLEGTLACNGIIHLKKYLGPVNNMKKRSK from the exons ATGTGGGATGATTTGAGCGAGAAACAGATGGTTCCAGCCTTTTTCAG TGCCCATCTTCTGGGATTGCTAGTTTGGAGAGTTCAAAGAGAGGAGTTTAATAATAGCGTTAAAACCCAGCTTCTCCATAAGCTGGAGAATGCACAAAAGGAGATTCAAGAATTAAAGAAAAGGCGAAGCGAAGATGCAAAAGCTAATGAAAAAGTTGTGAGCATAATTTCATATAGAGAGCAGAAGTGGTTGGATGACAGAAAGAAACTCAGGCACCAAATCGGCGCATTACTGAATGATTTGAGAGTTCTTGAGAACGACAAGGATAAGGCTATTTCtgagttgaacaagaaattggaAGAAAATGAGGTTATTTTGCTGTCGAAGGATAAATCTTTTGACGAACAGCAGCAGAAGAGAGAAGAAGTTGAAGAAAGGCTGCAAAAGGCTGAGATCCTTGTTGAGGAGTTGAGAGAGAACTTTAAGCGTGAAGCTCAACGTCATTCTGGTGaaattacaaaacataaaacagcGTTTATTGAGCTCGTGTCTAACCAAAGACAGCTTGAAGCAGAGATGGGTCGAGCCCTTAAACAAGTTGAAGCAGCAAGAGAAGAGCTTGATTCAGTTTTAGAGCAAAAGGAGCATTCTATATTGATGACTCAAAGATTATCTATGGAATATGTTAAAATGCGTAAAGATTCAGAACAGAAAGATCAGATTTTGTCGGCTATGTTAAGGAAATCTAAATTCGATACGGCTGAGAAGCAAATGCTTTTAAAAGAAGTGACAGAATCAAAGGCCAAGAGAAAGCAGGCGGAGCTCGAAACTGCGAGGTTGAGGGCCGTTTCTGTATcgaaaaatgagagaaattcGTTAAGAAATATGCTGTCTAAGCAATTAAGTTCAAAGTCACATGCATTTTCAGGGAGGGCCATGATGTCTTTAGATGCTGGGAATTTCAGATCTATGAAAAAAGACTACCATCTAGAGTATGAGAAACCTGAGATAAGAAAAGGGCATGAAGTTCTATCCCTGGTATCCGATCCGTATTCAACTGATGGATTGGTGGAAACAC AGTCAACATCTGATGTCGAGCACTTGGAGAATTGGGTCAACTATGAGGCAGAAAAGTATAAGATTGCTATTGAGCAAAGGCATTATCTTGAATTAGAAGCTTTTGCGGAACAACTGAGACTCAGAGACGAAAAATTAGAAGCTTTTCGTTGGCGTATGCTAAGCATGGAACTGGAATCAAAGAGGTTACAGTCTCATATTGAAGGGCTAGATCATGATCTTACTCAACTGAAGCAAGAAGAGATGAAGTTGAAAGCCGCACTATTGGACAGGGAAGCTGAATTACATAAACTTAAAGAGCAATTGCAATTGCACTTCAACCCTTCAAATCTTCATAAACTAAATGTCAATCCCTCTATACACGAGGCAGTCGTAGCTCACGACCCCGTTTGGTCGAATGTAAAGGTTATTAAAAGAAAACCAGGACAGAGAAAGCCAGAAATGAAGGCAATAGCCGAAGAAATTTCTATGGAAATGGAAAATGATAAGGCTAATCATATCCCATGTAAAAAACCGCTCAACGATATAGTATTGACACTTCAATCAGGGACCGACATCTTCCAGCAAGAGAGTATCGGGTCTGAGGATGTTGCATGTTCGGAAACATCAACATCAGTAAGCCAAGAATTAAGCAACAAAAGTAACTTGAAAATGGATATTCACGCTCTAGGTGTGTCATACAAGATTAAGAGACTTAAGCAGCAATTACTCATGCTCGAGAGGCTTACAGGAAAACAAGAAAGTAATGAAAATGGTGGAAACAAAAATGGGGTTTGTGGACTGAAGGGATTATATCCTCTTATATCACTCTTGAACAAACAGGTGGATCGATATCAGTCGCTTCAGACCAAAAACGATGATCTTTGTAAGAGAATG CATGAGAACAACCTGAATTTGAACATTGGAGTTTCCAACGTTGCTAAAACAGAGGATGAAACCAAAATACTGGAACAGTTTCTCGAGGAAACCTTTCAACTACAGAGATATATTGTTGCGACAGGTCAAAAACTAATGGAAGTCCAAGCCAAGATCGCGTCAGGTTTTGTATGTAATACAGAAGATATTGAAAAGCCTGCAACATTCGACATGAAGCGGTTCGCTGATAGTATTCGAACCCTTTTCCGAGAAGTTCAAAGAGGACTTGAGGTACGGATATCTCGGATGATTGGTGATCTTGAGGGAACCCTTGCATGCAATGGGATCATACATCTGAAAAAATATCTCGGACCTGTTAATAATATGAAGAAGAGGTCAAAGTAG